In the genome of bacterium, the window TGCAGGTGAGGGTGGGATCGAACGCCGCGCGCAGCTTCTTCATCGCATCGAGATCGTCGTCGGAGAAGACGAGCCCCATGTAATCGCGCTTCTCGGTGCCAATGCCATGCTCGCCGCTGATCACCCCGCCGGCTTCGACGCAAAGCCGCAGGATCTCCGCGCCGGCCTTCTGCACGCGGGCCAATTCGTCTGCGTCTCGCCGATCGAAGGAGATGTTCGGATGCAGATTCCCATCCCCGGCGTGGAAGACGTTCGAGAGCCGAAGGCCGTGCCGATCCCCGATGGCGCAGACCGCCTCCAGGATCTCAGGCAGCTTCCGCCGCGGAACGACGGCATCGTTCACGTAGAGGTCCGGGGCCAGCCTGCCCATCGCGCCAAAAGCCCCCTTCCGGGCCCGCCAGAAGCGCTGACGCTCTTCTTCATCGCGGGCCACCTGCACCTCGTTGGCGCCCTCAGCGAGCGCCAACGCCTGGGTTCGCTCGGCCTGAACGCCGACGGCCACATCCGGCCCGTCCAGCTCCATGATCAGGACGGCCCCGGCGTCGGTCGGCAGCCCGGCGGCATAGACGCTGGCCTCCACGGCTTCGATCGTTCGGCGGTCGACGATCTCCATCGCGGCGGGTACCAGGCCGCTTCGGATGATCGCGCCAACCGCCCGACACGCAGAAACCACATCGGGGAAGATCCCGAGCAGGGTCTCGGTTCGCTCTGGGATCGGAGCCAGCCTCACGGTCACCTCGGTCACGATGCCGAGCGTCCCCTCGCTGCCGACCACCGCTCCCACGAGGTCGTAGCCGGCAGGCCAGCCCGTCGGTGAACCGAGCCGTACGACGTTCCCGTCCGGCAGGACCAGCTCGAGTGCCAGCACATGGTTCGTGGTGGTGCCGTACTTCAGCGTATGCGGCCCGCCCGAATTTTCGGCGACATTGCCGCCCAGGGTGCAGGCCTGCTGGCTGGACGGATCGGGGGCGTAGAAGAGACCGTGTTGCAGCACCGCCTTCGACAGGTCGGCGTTCACCACACCGGGCTGCACGACGGCAAAC includes:
- a CDS encoding FAD-binding protein, whose translation is MGPRSNSSSLEACLRDVVGADQVLTRLEELFVYEADGLTHHSARPRAVVLPSTTEEVVRVVKACRKHEVPFVPRGAGTGLSGGALALADGVIIECARMNRILRVEPGDRFAVVQPGVVNADLSKAVLQHGLFYAPDPSSQQACTLGGNVAENSGGPHTLKYGTTTNHVLALELVLPDGNVVRLGSPTGWPAGYDLVGAVVGSEGTLGIVTEVTVRLAPIPERTETLLGIFPDVVSACRAVGAIIRSGLVPAAMEIVDRRTIEAVEASVYAAGLPTDAGAVLIMELDGPDVAVGVQAERTQALALAEGANEVQVARDEEERQRFWRARKGAFGAMGRLAPDLYVNDAVVPRRKLPEILEAVCAIGDRHGLRLSNVFHAGDGNLHPNISFDRRDADELARVQKAGAEILRLCVEAGGVISGEHGIGTEKRDYMGLVFSDDDLDAMKKLRAAFDPTLTCNPGKLFPTTRFCFEANPKARGYDQVPLE